The Panicum hallii strain FIL2 chromosome 5, PHallii_v3.1, whole genome shotgun sequence genome contains the following window.
ATTTATTTTATAGTTTAATCGGCGCTATTCTTTCAGTGATAAGCGACGTGCCCATCTCGAGTTGGAGGTACTCGTATGGTAGGATTGCGTGTGTATTTTCATAGAGGTAAGTGTACATGCGTGTATGCCCACGCTAGCGTCTCTACTATgtttagaaaaataaaaataccAAAATGCTTAAGATTGAGCGTGCTACCAGATTAGGATGGTTTGCTTGCATAATGAATAATTATTGATATCTGCGAGTTATCCTTGCCCCACGTTGAAGCCTCGTCACAATAAAGTTTCCTCTCGATGAGAGTGATAAGAATCTAATAGGGTCGTACGTGAATTTTTCTTTCCCATCAGATGATAAAGTACAGTCGTTAGATTTCCATTCGATCCCTCGCGCTCGCGCCGCTAGCCTCTTGCCATCTTCGGTGGCACCCCGCCGCCATCTGCTACGTTAATCAATCTATTTTTACGCTCCCCCGTCACCAGCCGTTAATCGTTATCCACCAATCGCGGCCGACGGACCTCGCCTCTCCCAACACCAACCATCCCCTTGGTCACGTTATTTCCCTCCCTAAGAGCAACTCCAATGGTTAGCTAAAAAACTCCCTAAACTTAAAATTAAAGAGTAATTAGAAAAAACATGACTCCAATGGTTCCTTTCTACTTGCTAAATTTATCAAGTCCCTACATCATCCTACTTCATCGCTAAATGTGGGGAGCTCGTAGGGAGTCCCGAACCGCGCTTCCGCATCAAAATCCGTCGACTCGCGCCACATTTTTCCCCTTTCGCGCCTTGTCTCTCCTTATCCGCCGCCGTTCATAGGCCGTAGCGATCCCAAGCGACCGTGCGGTTCCTGTCTCCCTTCCCTGCACCTTCCCTGCACGTCCCCGCCGTCCGTCGCCGGCAGCTCCTGCCCGCGCTGGTGACGCCCGCATCAACGCCATTGATTTCTCCAACCACAACTATCCATCAGTGCTCCTGCAGGTCCGTTAGTTTTGATTGACATCTCCCTAATCAATTTTTATGCGCACCTGCTTCAGAAAAGTAAAGGGATGTGTGTTGTTTAATCTGACAATTATTCACGCTCCTTTAGGAGATCTCATGCGTAGTTGCTTGTTTATCAATAGCAATTAGGCGTACTGATACAGTGGCTCTTGTCCATTTAAATAAGATTTTCGTCAAATCATACTAGTAAATGATAGGTACATCTGTTTTGACTCCATATCTATTGGCACATGTAGTTTAGTCCGACAAAAAAATACTAGATGGCACCAAGTAAGGCATGGATGGACTTAGTTGATGATCGTATCAGTGAGGAATGTTTAGATGGGAACATGTAAAAAAAGATATTTATTTGGCTGGTGTAAAAAAGTTCCTGAACTATTGCCTTCAGTAGGACAGGTAGTACTGATGAAACTAAATGTCCATGCATCAGATGCTGCAATACATACTACTCCAAATCTCGTGGAGAAGTGTATTCCCATCTTAAAATTGCTTGAAGACCTTAGCCAGCCTCTTTATGAAGGAACTAGTATATCTAAATTAGCTGCTACTGTTAAGTTGCTTAATACAAAGAGTTTGGGGAAGTGGAGTAACAAGTCCTTTTCCATGTTAGTGTAGTTACTCCGCAAGGACTTTCTACCTTACCTGATAGTTCCACTGTGCCAAGCTCTTATTATGAAGCCAAAAAGATTATGAAGGAAACTGTGGCCACGCTTCCTCCACGAGTGCTGAATTGGAAACTGTGGCCATTTCTCTGCTATTTAATTGTGTAGTTCTTACCAGAGTGCAGAATCATAGCGTCTTGTCGGTCTTGTAGTGAGTTACTCATACCTGCACGATACTAGTTGGCAATAAAATAAGTTACTCATACCTGCACGATACTCATACCTTTGTTTCAAAAAATAGGAATGGAAGGAGGTGATGGATACTTCACCAACTTGTTAAATGAAGGTCAGTACGATGGAGGTTTCGAAGACTATGGGACTATACCAACTGAGTCGCAGCAGTCACCGCCCGAAAACGAGACCAATCTCACATCGAAGGCACCTCAGAAGCAAAAAGGGAAAAACTTTATGTGGATGAAGATAGGCTTCTTGTTTCAGCATGGTTAAATGTCAGTACGGATCCAACACAAGGGACAAATCAAACCAAAGATACGTTCTGGAGAAGAATCCATCGATACTATGATAGCAATAGAGGACCTTTACCAGATCGTAATCAAAATTCCTTGCTGCATCGTTGGAGTTCTATCAATGATGCTGTTAGCAAGTTTTGTGCTTGTATATCCCAGATAAACAATAGAAACCAGAGTGGAATGACTATTCATGACAAGGTAACAAACACTACTACATCTGACATTGTGCACTAATATCCTACTATTCCGATTAACGTGTCTCTATTATATGCAGGTAGAGGAGGCTGAGAAGCTTTTCAAGTCCCTAGACACCCACAACAAGTCTTTTCAGTTTAGGCACTGTTGGCTCCAGCTTAGAAATCAGCCAAAATGGCATGAGAAGCAACAGCTAGCAGCTGCTGCAAAAAACAGCCACAAAAAATGAAAGGAAGCAAAGAATACAAGTCTGGGATTAGTTGATCCTACTACTCCGGATGGGAATCAGGATGCTCCTGCCGAGACTAGCCCTCCACAAACAGATCTACCACGAAGAACAATTGGTAAGAAGATGGCAAAAGAGATGCGTAGAGGGGGTATGGATGCATATTCAGATGCGTTGGACACTCTGTGGGCAAAGAAGAGAGGCTGATGCAGAAAAGGAGCTAAATAGAGATGAGAGATTTGCAAAAGCATATGCTCTTGATAAAGAGAGGCTTGAGCTGGAACAAAAGAAGCTTGCAATTGAAGAACAAAAGTATACAAATGAGCAAAAAAGACGAGCAAGAGAAAGAACGCCTTGACAACGAGGCAAACAATCTTTACTTGAAGCGTATTGCAGAAGAACAGAGAATAATGAGTATGGATCTTAGTGCTATGAGTGACATGCAAAGACAGTACTATATGTGCTTGCAGGCTGAGATCGTTGCACGTCGGATGAATTAGAAGTCTCTTTTTTATTTGTAGTTAGTTTTAAAGTGGTACACTTTATTATGTGAACTTTATTGTGCTTGAAGTAATTTCAATTATTGTGCTACACAATATTAAAAGCTGCTGGTTCTATCATAGATGTAAAGTTTATATCAACCTTCCCTGCATTTCACAAAAATATTCCTAACTTTCTATAATTGTTCCATTCTGTGTTGTTGCAGGATGAAATCATTTCAAAAATTGGCCGACATTTGAATAGATTGAAATTCTGTTCGTTGAGGCAGTACCATCCATTTgagtaaataaataaatagaaGACACTAAATAAATAGGTTCTCAAATAGTTCTCATGATATGTTATACTCATGACACGACAAATAACTTATAATTGAGTAAACAAAGAACTAAATATAAAGGTCCGGATGGTGTTGCCATAGATGCTCCACTAGATCTTCTTGAAGTTGATGGTGAATTTCCTTGTTTCTAATTTTCAAGTGGTTCTCAATAAATTCATCGAAATCTGCCGTATGCTCATGTGAGGGCTCAACACAATCTCCTCCGTCGTCGAAGCGTTCGTCAGGATCCAGTATTCCCTCATCTTCGACAATCATATTATGCATGATAATACAAGCTGTAATAATTTTGCTCAGCGTCTTATCGTCCCAAAACCGAGCTGGCCCTCGAATTATAGCAAAACAGGACTGCAGCACCCCAAAAGCTCGTTCCACATCCTTTCGTACTGCTTCCTGTGCTTTTGCAAAGTATGTCCTCTTACTACCACGTGGTTCAGGTATGGTCTTAACCAGTGTAGCCCAAGATGGGTATATGCCATCTGCAAGATAGTATCCCATTGTGTAATCATGACCATTTATCTTATACTTCACTTTAGGAGCTTCTCCGTTGGCCAACTTTGCAAATAGTGGAGATCGATGAAGAACATTAATATCGTTAAGAGATCCAGGTAAACCAAAAAAAGCATGCCAAATCCATAGATCTTGTGACGCAACTGCTTCTAAAATTATTGTTGCTGTGTGATTATGGCCTGAATACATACCCTGCTGTCCCGAAGGACAATTCTTCCACTTCCAATGCATACAATCAAGTGAACCAAGCATACCAGGGAAACCTCTTTCTTTGCCAATTGCAAGTAAACGTGCTATATCATTCTCATTGGGTGCCCTCAAGTACTCATCCCCAAAAACATCAATAACAGCTTTAACAAACTTCCTTAGACTTTCTATGGCCGTACTTTCTCCAATACGCACAACCTCGTCTATAGCGTCTGCTGGTACTCCATAAGTTAGCATCCTAAATGCTGCAGTAACTTTCTGTAAGCAACTAAGTCCAACATGGTGAGCTGCATCTATCAACTGTTGAAAGTATTCATCATGCTCTTCCACTGCTTTCATTATACGAACAAATAATGGTCGACTCATCCTGAATCTATAAGAAGAACAATACCTAGGTATTAATAATATAAATACAAGATATGTTAACTAGAACAATCGAAAAGAATTAACCTCCGTTGAAAGTATTCATCATGCTCTTCCACTAGTAATTCTTGGATCGGGAGTAGCAGATGTGCCTCCGTCTCACAAGTAGCAGATGCCCCCAAGCCAAGGTCGTGTCCTGCGAGGCTGCGAGTAGCACAGCTGCCCAAGCTAAGGTCGCGTCTCGCGGCTGCCCAAGCTAAGGTCGCGTCTCGCGATTAGCAGTGCCCAAGCCAAGGTCGCGTCTCGCGTCTCAGGACGGCGGTAGATTTAGGCGGCATGGATGACGCTGCGAGGTACCTAGCACAAGGTATTGCATGAAGAGATATTGGGCCAGGGAAAAATAGGCCCATTAACAAAAAGCCCAGCGGAGCTGGCAGAATTTGAATTATTTAGGGAACTAAATGTAAGGAACCATTGGAGAGCACTATTTTTTCTACTCCCTAATTTTATTTAGCAACTTCCTACATCTACTTTTAGGGAGCTGTTTTTTACCAAACCATTGGAGATGCTCTAAAGGTACCATTCTAAGGGCCTGTTCCAATCCACTAGAGCTAATAGTTAGCTGGCTAATAAATTGTTAGCTGGATTAGCTGACTAATTATTAGCTGGCTAACTATAAGCTGGATTAGCCGCGGACGCCTGCCAGGGATCGGAGAACGGCCGAGCAAGAGGGCCCGGCGGCGGGCGAGCGCGGATCCCGGCCAGCCAAGCGCGGATCCCTGCCGCGCGAGCGCGAACACCGGCGGGACAGACCTGGGgctccggcggcgcgcggcatgAGAGATCGGAAGCCGAAGTTGGCCGGGCGGGATCGGTGGCGGTGGTTCTGTACGCGCGGGCGTTGGGAGCGAGGGCTAGAAACGTTTCGGGAAGGAGGAGGTGGAAGGGTATTTGGATCATTAGCGTGTTATTAGTTGGTTTTAGCTGGGTTGGACCAGCTAATAAACTAATGGTTAGCTGGGTATCCAATTAATAATTAGCTGGGCTATTAGTTGGCCCGTTCTAATTTTCTCAGCTAAAATTAGCAGCTAATTATTAGTTTTAGTGGATTGGAACAGACCCTAAGCCCCAGAAGCACAGATTGACCTAGATAACCCCCTTTGCGAACGCTAAACAGCTCCGCGTAGACATCAGCCATGGATGGAGCGAAAAGTTCACACATCGGGTCAAATCTCGCCTGGTTTTACACGCCTGATGTATAGGAAGTCAGTAACTCTATAGGGAGCAACTAACAAGTTAGTAACACCTCTATATTTACAATGGTAAATGGTATaaattacaagttttcaaatgGTCTAACTTTTTGAAAACACCCTAACACATAGATGGCTCCATGTATCACGCTGCATGATTTGGTAGTGTGCACACTAAACTATCTCTTAATCAATAAGTatcttttctctctcttctaGTAGGATATAAATATGAGGTTGATGTGTTTTAGAGCCCCTCTGGCAGAAGATTTTGGAACGGCTCCACCAATGGCTTCACATGAAGCTGTACCAAAGAGGCATTTTGGAAATAGCTTCATGCATGAAGCACCTTGTGAAGCCGAGGAGCTAGAAATACTAGCTTCACCGGCTTCACCTCTTCTATCCATTCATGAAAAAAATAGAAAGAAACCGTTTCGCtaaacatttttcaaaacagcTTCAGCTCCCAAAAGAAGCTGCTTCACCAAAGAAGTTGCAACCATAGTTCTTTTTGGAGGAGCCGCAGCCATGCCAAACATGCTCTTAGAGCTAGCTGATGACATGTACCATTGGAGGTGATCTAAGGCGATGAAGGTCGGTCACATCAAGGCTAGTATAGAGGTTGGTATCAAATCACTAGGCGAGGCTAGTCCACTGCAAATCTGCATTTCCTTTAAGGATGGAGAAGGAAATCGAAAAGTAGATGGCACAattctttattttattttagtGCGAAATTAGTGATAATAATTAGTAATTTGTGTACACTTTGTGTACATGGATTATGGATCAAGTGTCATCACCTACGATGAAGAAAGTTAACAAAAGAGAACTACCGGTACGTGAATATGCTTTCATACATCGTGCAAGCGTGCACATATTGTAACACCACTTATTGTCGAGCCCAATAAAACATATTATTGTATAGCTTCGAGTGGAAAACCATCATCTAAAGGTGAAAA
Protein-coding sequences here:
- the LOC112892524 gene encoding uncharacterized protein LOC112892524; this encodes MEMWRWVLLWSWCLALELGEADHGIGKVVVVELELETWAEERFRMSRPLFVRIMKAVEEHDEYFQQLIDAAHHVGLSCLQKVTAAFRMLTYGVPADAIDEVVRIGESTAIESLRKFVKAVIDVFGDEYLRAPNENDIARLLAIGKERGFPGMLEAPKVKYKINGHDYTMGYYLADGIYPSWATLVKTIPEPRGSKRTYFAKAQEAVRKDVERAFGVLQSCFAIIRGPARFWDDKTLSKIITACIIMHNMIVEDEGILDPDERFDDGGDCVEPSHEHTADFDEFIENHLKIRNKEIHHQLQEDLVEHLWQHHPDLYI